CAGGCATCtcatgtctcatgcctgtaatcctaactacttgggaggctaaaacagggaggattgaagtttgaggccaacctgggcaaatagttctggcgacccatccccaaaataaccacagcaaaaagatgaactggaggtgtggctcaagtagtagaacacctgctttgcaagtgcgaagtcctgagtttaaaccccaatcccacacaaAAAGCCAACcaccattggctcatgcctgttaccctagcccagtggctcacaccagtaatgaggctgagactgggaggatcacagtttgaggccagcctgggcaaaaaagtctgtaagaccccatctgaacccaTAGGTAGGCATGGTTAAGCCCAGCAACagagggaagcttaaaataggatggcggtccagaccagcctaggcaaaaagcaagagcctatctacaaaataatcaAGAGTACAAAGAGCTAGAGGTGTGAATCAAgcagcagaatgcctgcctagcaagcataaagccctgagttcaaacttcagtactgccaaaaatgaaaagtttatggaaaaacaaacaaaaaaaggttgtAAGATACTGAGTTTCTGCAAATTACAGGTGGCAATGCATTTGTTGCAAAAGTCAATTCAGAACATCATAACCAGcactgaaaagggaaaaaagaaaaggaaaacacacacgcacacatcagATCATCACATTAAGAGCAGGTGATACTGTATGCATCTTTTGTCTGCCGCTGCATATACTGTATCGACTTGTGTTCTGGACTGTGGTTCAGaatgtattttttactttggtCATAGCTAACATGCTTGAAAGCAGCTGTTCTAGAAGACAAAAGACAGGGGAGAGACTAGAGACTGCAGCACCACCCAGAAGACCCTGGGAATAGTAGCAGTAGGAAAAAGATAGAGAGATGAAGAATAAGCATAAAGGGAAACCAATGAAAATGCCAAGATTTAACTACATCTGAGTAATTAGAGAAGATGCTACAATAATAAATAGGCAATTGTGCAGAAGAGCTGCTTAAGTAGTATGTACGGGAGGCAGGGAGGCACATTTGGTTTGAAGAGACCAAAGTACATCCAGATGCAATCACCAGAAGGACAGGTCCACAACATGGCTTTAATTTGGTTACCTTTAACAATAGCATATTAATTCTCTTTCAGTTATACAATGTTTAAAATTTATGCTTTGTTCTCAACCAAGTGGTTATGACTTTTAAAAGCACATAATCACACCAAAGAACCAATACCATCAGTTAGTCCCTGGCTATTACATTATTTACCATCCCAAGGGCTTTGCTTTGATTTACTGTTTGATGGATAAGTCCAGAAAGGCCTGTCATTTAGCTCTCTGCATGAAGATGATTTCATCAGCACAGGGATGTATGAGCTGCATGAGTTCTATGGCACTGACACCACTAGGAGAGCACTGTGCCAAAAGGCATCCAAAGGATGCCATAGTCTGTGCCTGTCCTGAAAGAAGCTGCACAGTTGGCTCAAAGGCCCTGCTGATCCACCCAGGGGGCATGAGAAAAATGGCTGAATTCCAACAGATCACTTTATTCAGGACTGTATCCCCAATATACATCACAGTAGACATAATTAAACAAGACAAATGGACCTAAAGGTAAAATGTCATCTTCAACATGCTCTTAATGAAGAGTTTTGCTTTACAGAAGCCTTTTTATGTAGTTAATTACATTAAttaccaagattttaaaaatccaacattTAAGGGTTTGAATCTCTGATTTATTAGACAGCAGGGAAATAACATGTTTGGGTTTTGCTACAAAAAGAGCTCAAACTGCTCACAAACAGTAACCGGGCTTGCTTAGGGGCAGAGGGGAAATTCTTCAGACCACTGCACAGGGACACAAACACTCCCCACCCTGAACAAGACATTAAAGAGTACACAGACAAATTTCATGtaagacagaaaacaaagaaatccaCATACTAAATAACATGTCCACAATGACTACAACACATCCCTTAGGGAATAAGCATGTATTTGTAGGAAGCAAACAAAGCTTTCCACTTTCACGAGATGATTAGGTGGACCtgcaatgaagaaaatacatttcaaaagatTCGTTCAGACTTACATTAGTTTTTCACtaaaattttttacttaaaaaatagaaGTAAGACCCTTCTCTTATATCAAAAGAATTTTCTGAAAAGTACATCGTGGATAAAAGACACTTCAGTAAAGGTCTAAGTCCTGTTCAAAAACATACATTTGTAAATaattcaaattcaaaataaaactttgacaacaaaaatatatatttggaaCTACTTAGAATAGGCCAAGCGAAGTTCGTGCTTTGCTTTAGGGCATTACACTGAAATGAATCTCATTctctctataatttttttctttttaaccttaaTCACCAGCGGCTGGACAACTGAAATGGACATGAGAACTATATAAATgtcaagaaaaatatgtaaaccTCATTAATGTTTCCAAAAATTCATTTAGAGATAGAAACAGGTCCAAGTAGATGCCTGTCTAAATGTACTGCAATTACGTtacaattattttccaaatacacAGATATGCTCTGTCTTTTCTCAGCTCATTACTGACTCAAACAATTTGCTCTTCTGGGATCAATTGTTTGCTAATAAATAATTGTTTACAGTCACAAAATGATGTTATGAGGTTTTCTTATTAGTTTTCCTTCTGCACCCTAATAAGATTGAAAACTAGCTGATTCCCAAGAGTCTAACCTTAACCTCGCTTTGTTTAACAGCCCAGGAAATGATGAACCATCTGCTTCAGAAAATAATGGACGGCCAAGAGGAAATATTGTTTAATTGTAGATTAACCTCCTCATGAGGCAGTCTGAAGCAGCTTTCGAATTAGCAACTATAaccagcaaaagaaataaatggctCAAGAGGCTTTTTCCTCTACCATTTAAGGTCCAGAAAGAATGCAAAGGGATTTTTATTACCTCTATTTATTTACAAACATTTATTTCCACAGCGGAAACAAAAATCAAGGTCAAAACTGATTCTGAAAAGTGCAGTCACTGCCCTCCAATTTTGTTTGCCCAAATACCTTTAATGCAGCAAACCATCAAACCATCTCATGCACTTAAGAAAgtgttcattaaaaaataaaaatctcttttccattattttcaggttcttataatattaaaattaatatttcccTGGTTTCTTTGTTAATAGTAATAAATCCACCATTGGGGAGTACGAATTGTTTTATTATCATCAACATGGCACTTAAGTAAATGAAATCTTGTCAAGTACATGGTGACCTAcaagttcaaaagaaaaaaagaacagcatgAGATCAAAATGGCCGTCCAGGACAAGAGATACAAAAGTGACAGTATAAATGCAAACACAGCCCTTTATCCAACAGGCCTCACATTCCAAGGTTTTTCTAAAGTTAAACCTGTGAATGCATATGTGACACTGAACATGTAATCCTCCGCTCCCTCACAGGGGCCCAACAAGCTGAGCAAGAGTACCACTTCAATGTTAATCCAGAAGACATTCAAGTTACTCCAGAGAGAGTTATTGAGGACTTTCTTCCAGGCCTGTCCTGATAGGGAACAGGACAAAGACACTTGGGCTAGGCACTTTTACGGTGTAACATATCTAAGTGTCAATATTCTCTTAAGCCTGGTAGAGGTAATTAAGTAAAAAGCTTTGCCCtgttgatattaaaaaaaaaaatgtaaatggttCCTCTCAGTCAACAGTTACAACCTGGAGCCAAAGACATctatgaaaatttcaaaactaaGGAAATTTGCTATGCTAGACAAGGCCATATTATTCTGGGTTTCCAATAAGACCTGAAGGTCATTCACTTTGTGTAAATATTATAGAAACAACCTCTGTGGAGAGGAAAGATTTTTGGCAGTTCTATCTTAAATagaatttactaaaataaattattcttgaATTCCTCAACTTAATTTTGAAGCAATGAGCTAGTAATAACTCCAGAGATTCAAATAATAGAGCCTATTCAAGAAGAATGAGAGTTTGACATTCTTCTCTACAAAACAACTAGGCACAATTTTATCCATCAGACGTCTATCAACCTACGGATATTGAAAGCTTGGGAGAACAAGATAAAATCAACTCCAACCCTACAGTCAGCTGTAATATCGAGCAGGCATCAACAATGCTATTCatgaatttagaaaaattaataaatactggGTTGAATGCAAGAAAAGGCTCAAATACAGGTGAAGCATACTCACTTGGGTTTTGTTTCTGCATCTGTCACTTGGCGAATGAAGATACCATCTTCAGGATGTTCCGTGTCATCCATTTCATACATATATGATGATGCTATTGCAAGCGTAGTCCCATCATTACTGAAGGCAAGTGATGCGATACTGGTGGGGTACCGATGGAACTGGCACAGCCGCTTTTTGTTAAATGGAtcccaaatatttacaaatccATCGGAACCACCTGCAGTTAATTTCAAcagtttaaataaaatgaaaaaacaacagaaaacccaaaatagtTAAAATAGTTAATACCAGATACAGAAATAACCATTATCTTAATAGCTAATCTTAAGTCACAGAAGCTACATTTTCCAAGTACATACCAGATTTTTCCcataaatacttatttaaaaaaagcacaaatttttaaagcaattctgCCCAAGTATAAATGGCTTATAACCTTATCAATTAATATAGGTTAGCATGCTATACTTTACCTGTGGCAAATGTATTGTGGATATTGTGAAAGGAGATGGCATTGACTGGGTAAATCTGCTcaatattattttccttcagtcTGTGGCATTTAAAGGCATACTTCTTCTTCTGTACCTCAGGGCTTGGGTCCAAGTACTCAACTGCCACTCGGCCTTCAATAGAGCTTAATACGTAACCCTGCCACGTGGGaaccaaagaacaaaaaaatggtaaaatctACCTTCCAAAAACAAAGCACTAGTTCCAAATTCAATCCacaaaaaagataattatttcagaaatgaacaGTAATCAGGTTTTACAAAGTGTTAAGATGAAATAACATAGTTACGACAATTCTATAAAAAAGCTAAAAACATTAAtgtgttttataaaaaataaggctatcatcattttctttcttcactatATCACTGCCTTGCACCCTGCAATCAAAAATGTCAACTTGTTTTGTGAAACCTGAGCAggaatttttaagtgttttagtATCATCTGTTTCATATCCAGACAGGGACTCAAATATTTGTTCCCCAAGTTAAAATACAGTCTGTGTTCTATGGCCTCTTCATCTCTAACAACTGTTAGGAACTGTGTTTCCTTCACTGGGAGCATCAATAATCCAAATCGACTGGAACACCAGTCTTCCATCTCAGTCCTCCACCTCTTGCCTTTTCTATAGCTAGTCAagtttgcaaataaataaataaaacactttcaGGAACATTCAAAGTGGCTTGCAATTTTAAAccttttcttgtatttctttgaAATAACATGCTTAAAACAAAAAGAGCGAATATGGTGGATATGAAATGTTTtataccttcatttttttaatccttcaaAACATGAAAACTAAAAACTGCTTACAGAAAAAGAACTCAATAAAaccctattttacacttccattATAAAGTGGAAGAAGTTCTACTgaaatttttacatataaaaacATGTTTGCAATGCAAACATATTTTAATGACATATTTAAATCTCTTTTAAGCTTCACTTAACTGAAATTCCTTATGCTCAATGGAAATTAAAcccatttacttaaaaaaaaaaaaaaaaaggaactggggtttttgttgttgtctggTTTTTTGGCAAtatagggattgaacccagggcctcatgcttgctaggcaagtgctctacaacctGAGCTATACTGCCACACTGAAGTACTGGACTTTTGAGACAAAGGGCCAAGAAAATGATTGACTTAACTGCTTTTGCTTCATAGTCTACAACCATTAAGGAACCATGATTGCAAACACACCTATTTTTAATGACCTTTCCTCTTGCAAAAATCCTATGGCAGCTGACCATACAACCAGAAGAAGAACCACAATTTTAAGGACTAGGGGGAGAAGGGAACTCCCTAATGAATAAACTAATCTCTTTTCAAGATAGTGGAAGGGACTCAATCTATACATCAAGAGTTAATCAtaaccaggtgcagtggctcatgccaataatcccagctactcctaaaattccagctactcgggaggcagagatcaggaaaatcaaggtttccaggccagctggggtaaaaagttagcaagacctcatttcaaccaagaAGCTGGgcacacctctgtaatcccagctactcaggacaccTAAATAGGAGAATTATAGaccaggtcaacccaggcaaaaacatgagacctacctgaaaaataactacagcataAAGGACTGAGGACATGGTTCAAGAGACTGTATAAAGAGCATTGCCTCTCTAACCTCAGtggagttcttttttaaaaaactgaaaagtttTATTGTCAGGTGGACAGAAATAAAAACCTATTAATATTAGGGTTACAGAAACCAATAGAATTCCAGGCATGGAGCTGCACGCCTACATTCTCAGCACTaaggagaatgaggcaggaggatcccaagattcaggccagcctgggctacatggcaagaccctgtctggcAGGGTGGGGGGTGGTGAAGGAAATAATGAATTCTGTAAACCTAAATTTCCAGATTTAATTCAGTAGTTTGCAAATTGAAAGATCTGCAAAACTCTTTTTTtgataaaaacaaatttgatAAAAGAGTATCTCTATCAAACATCAGAATCAACGAGACCAGAAGACATCTATTCAAACCACAGGTTAATCCTACGCCAATTACTTAACTGCTCTGAACATGAAGATCTCTTCTAGAACGGGGTTACACATTAACAGTGATACAAGGCagtcaaaaatattaaacaagaaTACACTTACCAGCAAATTCTAAGTCACTACACTCCCTGCTCAAAAATAAAAGGCTTTTATCATTCTGTTATTCTGAAATTTCACAAAAGCTTGGGGGTGTGGATCAGTACCTGCTTGTTTGGAAATGCTCGGATGCAACGAGTCTGGTATTTCAAGCTGGACTCCCTGCGCTGCTGCACGTAGCCCATGTTCCGTAAGTCCCACACCAGCACTCTGCGGCCTGCTGTGCCCACAATGAGCCGGTCTCCAGACACTGAGAGGGTATACACCTTTTAGGAAAGACCAAAACTTGCTAAAAACCATCTATGTCCTGGAAATGGCATTGTTTACCTTAAAAGTCCACCTaatcataaaactataaaaaagttAGCTGATTAGGTTCCCAAAAACAGGCACCAATTTTAGATATTGTATGAAGACACAGTAATTCACACAAAATAGCAAATCCAGGATATTGTTAATACCTCACTAAGTACCATATAATTTACATTCTAATTAAGTCTGCAGAGGCACTTTTAATTAAAGACTTAATGCTCTTCATaactgaaaaaacacacacacacacacaattttcccAGTCTTCTTATTCAATTTAGAGAGAATAtaaagtgctttaaaaattaaaaaaaaaatgagacaataaagccacaaaataattcaaaatacctTTGAACGAGCTCTAACTTTCTCACAAAAATGATCATTGTCAAAGTTATTTTTCTATGACCTGACCACTTTTTGGAAGATTTCATTTTGCAACTCTTTAAAAATCTTGACTTCTCCCAGCTGTTACAGTGAGTGAATAAAAGGCCTTTCAAGGAGAAGTGAGGGAGCCATCATTAACTAGCTGCTTTTGGTGGCACATAAACTAAGAATTAAAAGGCAAGGATAATAATCTGACATACAGCAAAGCTAGTTTTTATGCCCTGACATCATACTCAATATTCACAACAGAAGTTCATTTTTAGgggaaattttcttaaaattctatcCCCTAAATGCATTAAAGTGCCTGGGATTTTCCCCCTTATGAttccttttctttaatatttaaatttctgcAAAAACTACTTTATAATAAATCATTAAGATTCCTGCAAGCAAAACATTTAGTGATTTCCAAATGTTACTTAGAGATCAGTGGTACCAAATTCATGAAAAAGATGgcacaaaaatattttcctgattacatcgtttaaaaaaaaaatttagacttGAGATCTAAACTTCTAAGATCTAAGTGCGGTTATTATTTTCAATTAACTCTAATCTGACCTATTATTTTCTACCCTGAAAAACTGCTATAATAAATGTAGAGTTCCAATGACATAGCAAGACATCTTAACACTCACTCTGTAACTAAACCATATGGTTAATGACCACTACTATGTCAAGCACAGACCACCAGCCAAAAGAATCAAGTTGAGTACAATACGATGTCCCAACAGCATTCTCTACAATCTCACTTCAAAATTTAACAACTAATGTgagcaagagaaaaataagaattaaaaaaggcTGAAGTAATAGATTTAAAGTTTGCAGATATAAACATGAGGACTATTTTAAGACTTATCATAGTTTATTCAGAAAGcaaaatgttttgaagaaaaaatgaaatataacataAGATGGTGAAGTAACAaacttaaaaaacacaaaatccaGAAAGAGATCAATTTATAATGGTACAATCACATCAGGAATTTTACCTTAAATCTTTACTATATAGGTGACATACAAGCGTCTAATAGTGCTCTCTATCCCCACTGATCATAAATCAAGGGAAACCACTGTCATGCTACTGACTAGGTATATACATTTATCaaagaaagtattaaaaaaaggTGACATAATGAACCTTGCTGAACCAATAAGCAGCTTGATTCAGTGTGGCTGTCCATTATATGATATTCTGTCAGCAATTTATCACAGTTCTTAACATGTTACATACAACCATAAATCAAAACTAGAAACAATGCAATTATTTTATTCTGAACAAAGGTCTTGCCAGGAGTAGATTCGACTGTGATGTGGCAAAATAATGGCTCTTTGGACGCACTCCTATATACAATGATAGCTAACAGGAACGGAATAGTGTATTTACAGACTCAAGTGAAGGATACCTTTAAATTGCTAAAACAATCCATCTCTAAAATTAACTGCCGCCTGATAAACTGATAAGAATATATCAAGAACGCTCAATTACACTTCCATCACACAAATCAAAAGTTTAGAATacacaaaatttcagttttaaaaagctCCATTCACCAAGAGCCTTCAAATTACATCTGTCAGCATTTATAAACAGTTAAAACCTCAGAATAAGAATATCTTTCTCATTAAATTTGTAACAATAACCCAGTTCACCGATAGTCAATTCAAATGAAACCTCAGgtcacaaatgaaaaagaatgatgtCCCATCCCATTTTCTGGTTTGGGCATGTCAAATCCAATTTAAGACAACCCAAGAATCTTTACTAAATGACTTCTCTGGAAAGACAGGGAGTTGCTTCTCAGTCCTGAGAGTCAAAGGATAGGAGCAGGTTCATTTTACCCTCATGCTCTCCAGCACTAGTATAACAAGTGACAGAAAAAAGACCAACATGTAGaagttcattttctttccattaaagTGTTTCCATACAGTTCAGCTTATAAAACAGACTTTTTGTCAATTCTTAACCTCTAAATTCAATGGCAAGTTCATCAAACATgcaccaccaaaagaaactaCCCCAAAGATCCTAACACCtgggaagaataaaaaaaaaaaaaatcctaccttTTCAGGCTGAGAGAAGGTCCCAGCATTGCAAGGAGTTCTGGGATCCCACAATTTAACTGTCTGATCCCAACTTCCAGTAACCATCACATTCACTTCAGGACAGTATTCAACACATCTGATAGGGGCATCATGGGTTCCAACAAGATTTTCTATTGGAAAaagaggggtgggggggaacaaCCTAGCTTTACTACCTCAACTAAGCAAAGATTCCTCAAATGAACTAAAGAAACATTCAACTGTAATGAAACTGTCTCATCAGACTCCACTGGAAATGTCTGCATACAGCAAAATCTCTCCATGACTATAAAAAGCTACTCTTCCCTTCTATTCACCTTAAACTGCATAGTTTGATTCACTACCATGGTATATATCAAAGGCAGCCTTGAATTTCAAGTTACATTACAATGGTGGCatgtttgttaattttttcacttGATTCTAGATTTTCTGATCAGGAACTTTGTTTAGCTCTGTATCTTTGCCAATATCTAGTGCAAAGTTTGTTACATGCTAGGTGTTCAAAAAACACctgttgaatgaacaaatgagtggaGAACTGCGGTCTCCTGTATCTTAGCATCTATTCATCTTAAACATTAAACCAATGCTTATAGGAAACTTAACTATTTGGTTACAGTATTGAGATCTAGGATGTGAACATACATTATCCACTCAGAAGAGGCTTTTGCATGAAAGTCACTTCTTATATAACTTTTAATTGCCCATGTTTGGTTTTAATTATTCCACTTGGTTTTCATGGTAGGTCAAATTTCCAATACGTAATTTCCTTACTATCAATTTCAAGTATCTCAATTatctcatttattcactcaattaATATCTAATAAATATCTAGTATGTGCCAAAAACCACTCAACC
The sequence above is a segment of the Castor canadensis chromosome 7, mCasCan1.hap1v2, whole genome shotgun sequence genome. Coding sequences within it:
- the Bub3 gene encoding mitotic checkpoint protein BUB3 isoform X2, with translation MTGSNEFKLNQPPEDGISSVKFSPNTSQFLLLSSWDTSVRLYDVPANSMRLKYQHAGAVLDCAFYDPTHAWSGGLDHQLKMHDLNTDQENLVGTHDAPIRCVEYCPEVNVMVTGSWDQTVKLWDPRTPCNAGTFSQPEKVYTLSVSGDRLIVGTAGRRVLVWDLRNMGYVQQRRESSLKYQTRCIRAFPNKQGYVLSSIEGRVAVEYLDPSPEVQKKKYAFKCHRLKENNIEQIYPVNAISFHNIHNTFATGGSDGFVNIWDPFNKKRLCQFHRYPTSIASLAFSNDGTTLAIASSYMYEMDDTEHPEDGIFIRQVTDAETKPKST
- the Bub3 gene encoding mitotic checkpoint protein BUB3 isoform X1; the protein is MTGSNEFKLNQPPEDGISSVKFSPNTSQFLLLSSWDTSVRLYDVPANSMRLKYQHAGAVLDCAFYDPTHAWSGGLDHQLKMHDLNTDQENLVGTHDAPIRCVEYCPEVNVMVTGSWDQTVKLWDPRTPCNAGTFSQPEKVYTLSVSGDRLIVGTAGRRVLVWDLRNMGYVQQRRESSLKYQTRCIRAFPNKQGYVLSSIEGRVAVEYLDPSPEVQKKKYAFKCHRLKENNIEQIYPVNAISFHNIHNTFATGGSDGFVNIWDPFNKKRLCQFHRYPTSIASLAFSNDGTTLAIASSYMYEMDDTEHPEDGIFIRQVTDAETKPKSPCT